The following coding sequences are from one Humulus lupulus chromosome X, drHumLupu1.1, whole genome shotgun sequence window:
- the LOC133804530 gene encoding glutamate receptor 2.7-like — MEVPKGWVVHPTIGKKLRIGVPLKFANSSFVNVRRDFSTNRPRVSGFCIDVFNAVMDAMPDAVRFEFVPFVKPKKWESAGSYDDMIYQVYLGKFDAVVADVTIIVNRSNHVDFTLPYTDSGVTMIVPIRGIKMKNAWVFLKPLTGGLWATTGCFFVFVGFVVWVLEHRINKEFRGPPSHQIGTSFWFSFSTMAFAHREQVVSNLGRFVVIIWCFVVLILTQSYTASLTSLLTVEQLLPTLTDVNELIKSGQKIGFPELSFVLGMLNESIHFKEHQIIKYKSLQHLGELLANGDIVAAFDEIPYMKVFIAKHCSNYTMVGPIYKTDGFGFVFPVGSPLVGDVSRAILNVTEGDKMKKIENAWFISDTICPDSSSVVSEASTLGLNSFWGLFLISAIASMLALAIFTAMFLYEHREILLRFDSNNNTEASPSIWQRFRVFLKVFDGKDLNYHTFRKGDIIVKRTTDHDVEMKEVVDLGHGSPSPSSYSTQTDSNVSFHDDQLGTPTSIHEHGLSSPETIH, encoded by the exons ATGGAAGTCCCCAAAGGATGGGTCGTTCATCCCACAATTGGGAAGAAATTGAGAATAGGGGTGCCATTGAAGTTTGCCAATTCTAGTTTTGTCAACGTAAGGCGTGACTTTAGTACTAATAGACCCCGAGTCAGTGGATTTTGTATTGATGTTTTCAATGCTGTTATGGATGCAATGCCTGATGCTGTTCGATTTGAGTTCGTACCATTTGTAAAGCCTAAAAAATGGGAGAGCGCTGGTTCATACGACGACATGATCTATCAAGTGTATCTTGGG AAGTTTGATGCAGTGGTGGCTGATGTAACAATCATAGTAAATAGGTCCAATCATGTGGACTTTACCTTGCCCTACACAGACTCTGGTGTGACCATGATTGTGCCAATTAGaggaataaaaatgaaaaatgcTTGGGTGTTCTTGAAGCCTTTGACTGGGGGTCTTTGGGCCACTACTGGTTGCTTTTTTGTTTTCGTTGGCTTTGTGGTTTGGGTTTTAGAGCATCGCATAAATAAGGAGTTTCGTGGTCCACCTTCCCATCAGATTGGAACTAGCTTCTGGTTCTCCTTCTCCACCATGGCTTTTGCACATC GCGAGCAAGTTGTGAGTAACTTGGGTAGATTTGTGGTGATAATATGGTGTTTTGTGGTTCTCATACTCACCCAAAGCTACACAGCTAGTTTAACTTCATTATTAACCGTTGAACAACTTTTACCAACTCTAACCGATGTCAATGAGCTAATAAAGAGTGGACAGAAAATTGGCTTCCCAGAAttatcttttgttttaggaatGCTTAATGAGTCAATCCATTTCAAAGAACATCAAATCATAAAATACAAATCACTACAACACCTAGGGGAACTTTTGGCAAATGGTGATATCGTTGCTGCTTTTGATGAAATCCCTTATATGAAGGTCTTCATTGCCAAGCATTGCTCTAACTATACCATGGTTGGACCAATCTACAAAACTGATGGTTTTGGCTTT GTATTTCCAGTAGGTTCTCCTTTGGTGGGTGATGTGTCTAGGGCAATTCTAAACGTGACAGAAGGAGATAAGATGAAGAAAATAGAGAATGCTTGGTTTATTTCAGACACCATTTGTCCAGACTCGAGCTCAGTGGTGTCCGAAGCAAGTACTTTAGGCCTCAACAGCTTTTGGGGGCTATTCCTTATCTCCGCGATTGCTTCCATGTTGGCTCTGGCCATATTTACAGCCATGTTTCTCTACGAGCATAGGGAAATCTTATTGCGTTTCGATTCGAATAATAACACTGAAGCCTCTCCCTCGATATGGCAAAGGTTTAGGGTTTTTTTGAAGGTGTTTGATGGGAAAGATCTCAACTATCATACTTTCAGGAAGGGTGATATTATTGTGAAGCGTACTACTGATCACGACGTAGAGATGAAGGAAGTAGTGGATCTTGGCCATGGCTCACCAAGCCCATCAAGCTATTCAACCCAGACAGACTCTAACGTTTCTTTCCATGATGATCAACTAGGAACACCAACTTCTATTCATGAACATGGCCTAAGCTCTCCCGAGACAATACATTAG
- the LOC133804603 gene encoding uncharacterized protein LOC133804603: protein MDVLNDIAQPNNCEDDENEVDDEIPPASECRGTSQYYNDLFAEMESPLFPGCEKYTSLNFVAKLMHFKVLGKIPNKIFDGILELLEDAFPSPNKIPKSHYAAKRLMRKLGLGYESIHVCKHDCALFWKENAGKHKCPICGEDRWVDKNTKGKKVAQKVMRYFPLTPWLMRKYASRHISQHMRWHHEGRVKENGIMRHPADGKAWKDFDRSNPAFAMEPRNVRLGLAADGFNLFGNMSLSYSMWPVVLTTYNLPPWLCMKETNFMLTLLIPGPHSPGKDFDVFLRPLVDELKELWVNGVQTWDVVDDSFFKLQAALLWTINDFPARSSLSGWSGQGYTACPTCNVSTPSVRLQNKVVFYGHRHFLPMGHQIRKKKKLYGSVEKRPPPEEFSTEAIFTQINFMPESLPGKHVSYGGQKRKRTKEQVGWRKKSIFF from the coding sequence ATGGATGTTCTTAATGATATAGCACAACCTAACAATTGTGAAGATGATGAGAATGAGGTTGATGATGAGATACCACCAGCATCAGAATGCAGAGGTACTAGCCAATACTATAATGACTTATTTGCCGAGATGGAGTCTCCGTTATTCCCAGGGTGTGAAAAATACACATCTTTGAATTTCGTAGCTAAGttgatgcatttcaaagtgttggggaAAATTCCTAACAAAATTTTTGATGGAATCTTGGAGTTGTTAGAAGATGCATTCCCATCTCCAAATAAGATACCAAAGTCACATTATGCGGCGAAGAGGTTGATGAGGAAATTGGGTTTGGGTTACGAGTCAATCCATGTTTGTAAGCATGATTGTGCATTGTTTTGgaaggaaaatgcaggaaaacaCAAGTGTCCAATTTGTGGGGAGGATCGTTGGGTGGATAAAAATACCAAGGGGAAGAAAGTGGCCCAAAAAGTTATGCGTTATTTTCCATTGACCCCTTGGTTGATGCGAAAATACGCGTCAAGGCAcatttctcaacatatgagatggcatcatgAAGGGCGTGTTAAAGAAAATGGTATCATGCGTCATCCTGCAGATGGGAAAGCATGGAAGGATTTTGACCGTAGCAATCCAGCGTTTGCAATGGAACCTAGGAATGTGCGCCTTGGATTGGCTGCTGATGGATTCAATCTTTTTGGAAATATGAGTTTGTCTTATAGCATGTGGCCGGTTGTGTTAACGACTTACAACTTGCCACCGTGGTTATGCATGAAAGAGACTAACTTTATGTTGACTTTATTAATTCCTGGTCCACATTCACCtggaaaagattttgatgttttcttaaggcCATTGGTTGATGAGTTGAAGGAATTATGGGTGAACGGTGTTCAAACTTGGGATGTTGTTGATGATAGTTTTTTTAAGCTTCAAGCAGCTTTATTGTGGACTATAAATGATTTTCCAGCGAGGAGTAGTctttctggatggagtggtcaaggTTACACTGCTTGTCCTACTTGCAATGTATCAACACCATCAGTTCGTTTGCAAAATAAGGTTGTATTTTATGGTCACAGACATTTTTTACCAATGGGACACCAAATTAGAAAAAAGAAGAAGTTATATGGTTCAGTTGAGAAAAGACCACCTCCAGAGGAATTTAGCACTGAAGCTATTTTCACACAAATTAATTTTATGCCTGAAtctcttcctggtaagcatgtTAGCTACGGTGGACAAAAAAGGAAACGCACAAAAGAGCAAGTTGGTTGGCGTAagaaaagcattttcttttag